One Cheilinus undulatus linkage group 22, ASM1832078v1, whole genome shotgun sequence DNA window includes the following coding sequences:
- the LOC121504967 gene encoding uncharacterized protein LOC121504967 — translation MRLFFVNILLLWTLGVAQFSSISQPVSFQTAKLGDPVTVRCHIVSEQNKRVWYKFTTSRRLQLVVTFDPKYNGSMFGETFQKRFSVNFDSMDNHLSISETTREDAGTYFCGVTDLNDVQFGSGTFLMVEGANMISDSVVQQPESLSVQSGGSVALSCSVTTHCEAKHISSMWLKNSPHSPAQIIYPSGYTYFSCEKTKSGETTCIDQFSMRSLSYNDDGTYHCVVTSCGSMLFGSGTRINIDRKESNWLIQISTWIQDYC, via the exons ATGAGGCTGTTCTTTGTGAATATTCTCCTGCTCTGGACTTTGG GTGTGGCACAGTTCAGCAGCATCTCTCAGCCTGTTTCTTTTCAAACAGCGAAGCTCGGAGATCCAGTCACTGTGAGATGTCACATAGTGAGTGAACAGAACAAAAGAGTGTGGTATAAATTCACCACATCGAGGAGACTACAGCTGGTGGTGACATTTGACCCTAAATATAATGGCAGTATGTTtggtgaaacatttcaaaagcgTTTTTCAGTGAACTTCGATAGTATGGACAATCATCTGAGCATCTCTGAAACAACACGGGAGGATGCTGGAACGTACTTCTGTGGAGTAACGGACTTAAATGATGTTCAGTTTGGATCCGGAACCTTTCTGATGGTGGAAG GTGCAAACATGATCAGTGACTCTGTTGTCCAGCAGCCTGAGTCTCTGTCAGTCCAGTCAGGAGGATCTGTAGCTCTCAGCTGTTCTGTTACCACCCACTGTGAGGCCAAACACATCAGTAGCATGTGGCTGAAAAACTCGCCTCATTCTCCTGCACAAATCATCTACCCATCTGGATATACATACTTCAGCTGTGAGAAGACCAAGAGCGGAGAAACAACCTGTATAGATCAGTTCAGCATGAGAAGCCTCAGCTATAATGATGATGGGACGTACCACTGTGTGGTCACTTCATGTGGGAGCATGCTGTTTGGGAGCGGGACCAGAATTAACATTGACA GGAAAGAGAGTAATTGGCTGATCCAGATCTCCACCTGGATCCAGGACTATTGTTAA
- the LOC121504968 gene encoding uncharacterized protein LOC121504968, translating to MTMFFVNILLLWTLRVAQFSSISQPVSFQTAKLGDPVTVRCHIKSEQNKRVWYKFTTWRRLQLVVTFNPRYNSSIFDFTFYQRFSVNLNRINNHLSISKTTWEDAGTYFCGVMYLNDVQFGSGTFLMVEGANMISDSVVQQPESLSVQSEGSVALSCSVTTHCEAKHISVMWLKNSPHSAAQIIYPSGYTNLSCGRTERGETTCVNHFSIRKLSHHDDGTYHCVVTSCGSMLFGSGTRINIDKQQPELSPAVVTLMISNIILVVVTFVLLWKLCTSWRKDAAGANVGCPEVHQR from the exons ATGACGATGTTCTTTGTGAATATTCTCCTGCTCTGGACTTTGC GTGTGGCACAGTTCAGCAGCATCTCTCAGCCTGTTTCTTTTCAAACAGCAAAGCTCGGAGATCCAGTCACTGTGAGATGTCACATCAAGAGTGAACAGAACAAAAGAGTGTGGTATAAATTCACCACATGGAGGAGACTACAGCTGGTGGTGACATTTAACCCTAGATACAATAGCAGTAtatttgattttacattttatcagCGTTTTTCAGTGAACTTAAACAGAATCAACAATCATCTGAGCATCTCTAAAACAACATGGGAAGACGCTGGAACGTACTTCTGTGGAGTAATGTACCTAAATGATGTTCAGTTTGGATCCGGAACCTTTCTGATGGTGGAAG GTGCAAACATGATCAGTGACTCTGTTGTCCAGCAGCCTGAGTCTCTGTCAGTCCAGTCAGAAGGATCTGTAGCTCTCAGCTGTTCTGTTACCACCCACTGTGAGGCCAAACACATCAGTGTCATGTGGCTGAAAAACTCGCCTCATTCTGCTGCACAAATCATCTACCCATCTGGATATACCAACCTCAGCTGTGGGAGGACAGAGCGTGGAGAAACAACCTGTGTAAATCACTTCAGCATTAGGAAACTCAGCCATCATGATGATGGGACGTACCACTGTGTGGTCACTTCATGTGGGAGCATGCTGTTTGGGAGCGGGACCAGAATTAACATTGACA AACAGCAGCCAGAGCTGAGTCCAGCTGTTGTTACTCTGATGATATCAAACATTATTCTTGTGGTTGTGACTTTCGTTCTTCTGTGGAAACTTTGCACAAGTTGGAGGAAAGATGCTGCAG GAGCAAATGTGGGATGCCCTGAAGTCCACCAG aggTAG